One genomic region from Oncorhynchus keta strain PuntledgeMale-10-30-2019 unplaced genomic scaffold, Oket_V2 Un_contig_17125_pilon_pilon, whole genome shotgun sequence encodes:
- the LOC127919579 gene encoding CREB-binding protein-like isoform X1, translated as MVCCPDVSLKARRTDVASEIPPGSAPESCRIPPRRMQGLRRASGGTALASSDFWWGGTAGVVNQAAIVPDTASSQHQGHTPLSAAPKPRSPALSITGRKAQQQHCPQHRKPRSPALSITGSKAQEQHCPQNRSPGAQPSPSPAARHSNSTVRSTEAPEPSPLPHRQQGTATALSAAPKPRSPALSLTGSKAQQQHCPQHRSRKCMPRLVEDVSFKNRLV; from the coding sequence ATTCCCCCTGGATCAGCCCCTGAGAGCTGTAGGATCCCACCCAGGAGGATGCAGGGCCTCAGGAGGGCCTCAGGAGGAACAGCTCTAGCCAGCTCTGACTTCTGGTGGGGCGGGACAGCTGGTGTTGTGAATCAGGCCGCTATAGTGCCAGACACGGCTTCTTCCCAACACCAGGGTCACACCCCACTGTCCGCAGCACCGAAGCCCCGGAGCCCAGCCCTCTCCATCACCGGCAGAAAGGCACAGCAGCAGCATTGTCCGCAGCACCGGAAGCCCCGGAGCCCAGCCCTCTCCATCACCGGCAGCAAGGCACAGGAACAGCACTGTCCGCAGAACCGAAGCCCCGGAGCCCAGCCCTCTCCCTCACCGGCAGCAAGGCACAGCAACAGCACTGTCCGCAGCACCGAAGCCCCGGAGCCCAGCCCTCTCCCTCACCGGCAGCAAGGCACAGCAACAGCACTGTCCGCAGCACCGAAGCCCCGGAGCCCAGCCCTCTCCCTCACCGGCAGCAAGGCACAGCAACAGCACTGTCCGCAGCACCGAAGCCGAAAATGCATGCCGAGACTAGTGGAGGATGTGTCTTTCAAAAACAGACTAGTCTAA
- the LOC127919579 gene encoding CREB-binding protein-like isoform X2, which yields MQGLRRASGGTALASSDFWWGGTAGVVNQAAIVPDTASSQHQGHTPLSAAPKPRSPALSITGRKAQQQHCPQHRKPRSPALSITGSKAQEQHCPQNRSPGAQPSPSPAARHSNSTVRSTEAPEPSPLPHRQQGTATALSAAPKPRSPALSLTGSKAQQQHCPQHRSRKCMPRLVEDVSFKNRLV from the coding sequence ATGCAGGGCCTCAGGAGGGCCTCAGGAGGAACAGCTCTAGCCAGCTCTGACTTCTGGTGGGGCGGGACAGCTGGTGTTGTGAATCAGGCCGCTATAGTGCCAGACACGGCTTCTTCCCAACACCAGGGTCACACCCCACTGTCCGCAGCACCGAAGCCCCGGAGCCCAGCCCTCTCCATCACCGGCAGAAAGGCACAGCAGCAGCATTGTCCGCAGCACCGGAAGCCCCGGAGCCCAGCCCTCTCCATCACCGGCAGCAAGGCACAGGAACAGCACTGTCCGCAGAACCGAAGCCCCGGAGCCCAGCCCTCTCCCTCACCGGCAGCAAGGCACAGCAACAGCACTGTCCGCAGCACCGAAGCCCCGGAGCCCAGCCCTCTCCCTCACCGGCAGCAAGGCACAGCAACAGCACTGTCCGCAGCACCGAAGCCCCGGAGCCCAGCCCTCTCCCTCACCGGCAGCAAGGCACAGCAACAGCACTGTCCGCAGCACCGAAGCCGAAAATGCATGCCGAGACTAGTGGAGGATGTGTCTTTCAAAAACAGACTAGTCTAA